TGGCGGGCCTGGGTGAGGGTGAGCACACCGTGTCGGTGGTGTTCGCCAAGCCGGGCGCGCCCGACGTCACGCTGCCCTTCACCATCCGGGTGCAGCCCGGCTCGGGCATCGACTACTCGACCTGGCAGATCGAGTCGCAGGAGAACAACGGGCAGAACCTGTCGAAGGTCTACCCGTCCTCCCAGCTCGTGGCCCGGGACTACACGCCCTGGTGGTACGGCGACACCGCCGGCGAGTACGACTACTTCATGACGTCCTCGACCGGCTACAAGACGGCGAACGCCGCCAACTCCCGCACCGAGCTGCGCGAGCTGACCCCGAACGCCGACCAGCAGGCGTGGTGGAACCACGACGGCTTCCACCAGATGAGCGGCGGCTACCGGGTCGAGTACGTCGACCAGCTCCGGGACTCGGGCAAGGTCGCCATCGCGCAGCTCAAGTCGAACGGCTCGCAGGCCGAGGTGTTCGTCGACAAGGCCTTCGCGTTCTCCACCATCGGCGTCACCGGCACGGGCGTCTCGCCCAAGGTGGACGGCCCGGCGACCTCGACGGGCGCCGGCACCCCGTTCGCACTGACGGCGTCCGTGGTGGACGGCCGCGCGCAGTTCAGCATCGACGGCACGGTGATCTTCACCCAGGAGTTGGGCGAGTACCGGGACAACTTCTACTTCAAGGCGGGCAACTACGACCAGAACACGCCCAACGTGGCCGACCCGGATCCGAACGAGCCCAACAGCCTGGTCGGCGTCTCCGACCTGACGGTGCTGCACAACCCGATCCGGGGGCGCCTGGTCGGCGCCGACGGTCGGCCGCTGGCCGACCGCACCCTCGGCTACTCCCTGATGGACGCGCCCTCGCAGGTCGCCGACACCTACGGGCGCACCATCGGAGGGCTCAGCGTCACCACGGACGCGGAGGGTTACTTCGCGATCACGAACGTCCCCAACGGCCGGGTCGGGTTCGCCGACGGCGTGACGCCCAACAGCGTCTCCCGGACCGCGCGGGTCGAGATCGACCTGCCGACCGTGCCGGGCGCCGACCCGAGCCTGGCGGCGGGCGACCTGGGCGTCCTCGAGGGCGGCAAGCTGGTCATCGACGCCGCCCCGGCGGCGGGCATCACCGATTGGCGGACCGCCCGGACCGTCCAGTACGTCGTCCCGGACACGACCGCTCCCACGGTGACGGTCAAGCCCGAATCCGTGGGCCGCGACGGGGTCTACTCGCAGGTCTCCTTCAAGCTGTTCGACGCCGGCAAGATCGACCGGCTCACCCTGAACGGCGTGGAGAAGGATCTGGTGGACGACGTGTGGTCCGACCTCAACGGCGTGAAGCCGGGCGTGTTCGGCGCCCGGGAGGGCCAGAACGAGCTGACGGTCCGTGACGTCGCGGGGAACGCGACCACCCTGACCTTCGTGCTCGACGCCACCGCGCCGACGGTCACCGTCGAGGCGGCGGGGACCCAGCAGGTCGGCAACGGCGCGTACCGGGTCGTCTCGGTCGCGCTGGCGGACGCCCACCTGGTCGACCGGTACGTGATGAACGGGGTTGCGGTGGACGTCACCGACGCCGCTCGGGTGGACGTGGCCGGCATCACCCGCGTGGGACCCCGCCCGACGCCCGGGGCCGTCAAGGGCGCCAACACCCTGACGGTGTACGACGTCGCGGGCAATGCCCGCACGTGGGAGTTCCGGCTGAACTGACGTGGCGCGGGCCGGCCGGAGTCGGTCGGCCCGCCCGCGTCGGGCGGACGGGGAGGACCGGGCGCAGACAGCGAGGGGCGTCGTGGGGGAGGATGTGGGGGCACCGACCCTGGAGGAGACCATGCTGCGATTCGGCGTCATCGGCACCAACTTCATCAGCGACTGGTTCGTCGGCGCCTGCGCCGGGCGCGCGGACGTGACGGCCGTGTACTCCCGCAACCCCGACACCGCCAAGGCGTTCGCGTCCCGGCACGGCATCGAGAAGGCGACCACGAAGCTCGACGAGATGATCGCGGCCGTCGACGCCGTCTACGTCGCGAGCCCGATCCGCGCGCACCACCAGCAGGCGCTGACCGCGCTGCGCGCCGGCCGGCACGTCCTGGTCGAGAAGACGATGGCGGGCTCGGCGAAGCAGGTCGGGGAGATCCAGGCCGCCGCGATGGCGTCCGGGCTGGTGGCGATGGAGGCCGTGCGGAACCTGCACACCCCCGCGTACCAGGCGATCAAGGACGCGCTCCCCCGGCTCGGGACGCTGCGGCAGGCCGACCTCGTCAAGGAGCAGTACTCGTCGCGCTACGACGCGTTCAAGGCCGGCGAGGTCCTGAACGCGTTCGATCCCGCGCTGGACAACTCCGCGATCGCCGACATCGGCGTGTACCCGCTGCAGCCGGCCCTGGACCTGTTCGGGGTGGGACCCATCGCGACCCACGGGAGCTCGGTGCTGCTCGACAACGGCTTCGAGGCGGCCGGCAGCCTCGTGCTCGGCTACCCCGACCGGGTCGCGACCGTGTCGTGGTCGAAGATCACCGCCGGGGTGACCCCCAGCGTCATCCTCGGCGAGGACGGCGCGCTCACCATCGACGACATCGCCGAGACCAGCCGCGTCACCTTCACCCCGCGCTCCGGCGACGCCGAGGTGCTGTTCGACCGGGCGCCTGTCTCCCCCGGCGAGACGATGGCGGGCGAGATCGAGTCCTTCCTGGCCCAGGTGGACGCCGGCGCGTCCGACCAGCACCTCGCCGCGCTGACCCTGGCGTCCCGGCGCATCATGGACGCCCAGCTCGCCCAGTACCACCCGATGCCGGACGAGCGCTGACGCCCTCGGGCCCGGCGCGGACGCGCGTCCGGGCTCAGGCCGGGCGCAGCGTGAAGCGCAGCAGGATCGGCTGGCGCTGCCCGCCGACGTGGACGACGTCGTCGCCGTCGACGGTCACCTGGCTGGCGTGGTGCGCCAGCGCGGCCTTGACCCGGCCCGCCTGGCCGGGGGTCTCGATGGTGTCGCCGGGGCCCTCGGGTCGGAGGACACCTCCCAGAACGGGACCCCGAGGCTGCGGGCCGCGGACCGGCTGGGTTCGTGCAGCGCGACGTGGTCGGGGTGGCCGTAGCCGCCGTGCGCGTCGTAGCTGACGATCACGTCGGCCTCGCGGGCGCGCGCGTAGGCGGCGATGTCGGCGGCGACCTCCTCGGGGTCGGCGAGGCTCAGCGCGTCGGGGCCCGCCTGCTCGCCCGGACCGGCCAGCGTCTCGGCCTCGTCGAGCCACACCATC
Above is a window of Propioniciclava coleopterorum DNA encoding:
- a CDS encoding PIG-L family deacetylase, producing the protein MSFDDLLGDARSVVLVHAHPDDETLATGGLIAELADRGLDVSVLTATRGEQGEIVPGTLDGLTGEELAAARVGEVAAAARELGVRHGAFLGDAGARADGRAPRRYTDSGMVWLDEAETLAGPGEQAGPDALSLADPEEVAADIAAYARAREADVIVSYDAHGGYGHPDHVALHEPSRSAARSLGVPFWEVSSDPRAPATPSRPPARRAGSRPRWRTTPAR
- a CDS encoding X2-like carbohydrate binding domain-containing protein, which gives rise to MKLDGETLVDTVVIYAGRKGASAFSHDPNITNYGWVTGVSIRTSTSDADWAALNKAQAPGPAGDWTTPAAGNWSAFGKTVPVKQGPAGDVVNTGTPSQVNTKGGPAERVFVFHAKEPIPAKYIKVDFERAENPKAPGKALQAQFGYSFEVYNTADPVVSPTAVEYNTKKDAPVTASLYTAGGALTGITGPAGALRAGTDYTVTPGANGADTITFARGYLDGLPLGDTALTLTVGGRTLALTLTKVTPEDPTLDAASGSYDKTAPATLPSVGVSTPGGNRLTAVTLGGVPLAASDYTLKDGRLTFARSWLDALAVGEHRLSFDFAWGDVASRPYTLTVTESAGAFLEASWGWYNTRFPTTPHTLAVGFGAAGGYAFGSVTGLTPGTDYTVEGSTLTFASGYLAGLGEGEHTVSVVFAKPGAPDVTLPFTIRVQPGSGIDYSTWQIESQENNGQNLSKVYPSSQLVARDYTPWWYGDTAGEYDYFMTSSTGYKTANAANSRTELRELTPNADQQAWWNHDGFHQMSGGYRVEYVDQLRDSGKVAIAQLKSNGSQAEVFVDKAFAFSTIGVTGTGVSPKVDGPATSTGAGTPFALTASVVDGRAQFSIDGTVIFTQELGEYRDNFYFKAGNYDQNTPNVADPDPNEPNSLVGVSDLTVLHNPIRGRLVGADGRPLADRTLGYSLMDAPSQVADTYGRTIGGLSVTTDAEGYFAITNVPNGRVGFADGVTPNSVSRTARVEIDLPTVPGADPSLAAGDLGVLEGGKLVIDAAPAAGITDWRTARTVQYVVPDTTAPTVTVKPESVGRDGVYSQVSFKLFDAGKIDRLTLNGVEKDLVDDVWSDLNGVKPGVFGAREGQNELTVRDVAGNATTLTFVLDATAPTVTVEAAGTQQVGNGAYRVVSVALADAHLVDRYVMNGVAVDVTDAARVDVAGITRVGPRPTPGAVKGANTLTVYDVAGNARTWEFRLN
- a CDS encoding Gfo/Idh/MocA family protein, giving the protein MLRFGVIGTNFISDWFVGACAGRADVTAVYSRNPDTAKAFASRHGIEKATTKLDEMIAAVDAVYVASPIRAHHQQALTALRAGRHVLVEKTMAGSAKQVGEIQAAAMASGLVAMEAVRNLHTPAYQAIKDALPRLGTLRQADLVKEQYSSRYDAFKAGEVLNAFDPALDNSAIADIGVYPLQPALDLFGVGPIATHGSSVLLDNGFEAAGSLVLGYPDRVATVSWSKITAGVTPSVILGEDGALTIDDIAETSRVTFTPRSGDAEVLFDRAPVSPGETMAGEIESFLAQVDAGASDQHLAALTLASRRIMDAQLAQYHPMPDER